A portion of the Paenibacillus hamazuiensis genome contains these proteins:
- a CDS encoding peroxiredoxin family protein has translation MRISLTTGEAAPDFTFVDAGGKSVRLSDLRGRKVLLAFFRNAACALCNLRVRHFIRRYDLWQRDGLEVIAVFESPDASMSRHVGTQEAPFPLIADPEGKLYGRYGVEVSEEKVQATMADAATQSFVKEAAAEGFALTHEEGSNFYRIPAEFLIDERGIIQVAHYGRLVTDHLPLEEIDRFAAGSSGEAH, from the coding sequence ATGAGAATCTCGTTAACCACCGGGGAAGCCGCCCCCGATTTCACATTCGTGGATGCCGGCGGCAAATCCGTCCGCTTAAGCGACTTGCGGGGCCGCAAGGTGCTGCTTGCTTTTTTCCGCAATGCCGCCTGCGCGCTCTGCAATTTGCGGGTGCGGCATTTTATCCGCCGTTATGACTTGTGGCAAAGGGATGGGCTGGAGGTCATCGCCGTGTTCGAATCGCCTGATGCGAGCATGTCCCGGCATGTCGGCACGCAGGAAGCGCCGTTCCCTTTGATCGCCGATCCGGAAGGCAAGCTGTACGGCCGGTACGGCGTCGAGGTGTCCGAAGAGAAGGTGCAGGCGACGATGGCCGATGCGGCCACACAGTCGTTCGTTAAGGAGGCGGCGGCCGAAGGTTTCGCTTTGACTCATGAGGAAGGCTCGAACTTCTACCGGATCCCGGCCGAATTTCTGATCGACGAGCGCGGCATCATCCAGGTTGCGCATTACGGCCGGCTCGTGACGGATCATTTGCCGCTGGAGGAGATCGATCGGTTCGCCGCCGGGAGCAGCGGCGAAGCGCACTAG